Within the Thermostichus vulcanus str. 'Rupite' genome, the region ATGATACGGTGTAGTGAATAATTTCAGGTTTTGCGCGATTTTGCCGAGTTGCCCAAGCCAAACCCCCGATGAGCAAACCCTTTCGGATTTGCACGATGGAAATGGGTAGAGGTGGCATCGCTCGGTGATTCAAACAGCGAAAAGGCAAGGGCAGCATGGTCAGCACAGCAACCGGGACAGGCACCCAGTCCCCAGAAGATCTGGGGCGTGAATTGCAGCAATTGGTTCAGCCCCTTTCCAGTCGTCTTTCGGTTAGCCAGGGCAAGTTGCACCTGATGGTGGAATACCCTGCTGAGCCTTCCTTTGACCGAGTCCCTCTTCTGCTAAAGTTGGGAACCTACATTCGCAGCCGTCCGCCATTACTGGGGTTGGATCAGGTGATTATTTATGGTCGGGTGAGTGGACAAACCCTGCCCCAATGGAAGTCAATCTATGAGTGGCTCAGGCGATGATCCCCATCCGGCAGCAAACTCGGTAGGCTGTTGGTGGAAGATCGGGGCCAAATAATGCAGGGATCCCGCGTCATGGGGAGCATATCAGAGGAGCGGAACAGCCTGGCGGAGTTCCGGGTTGGGGTGGATGCGGTCATTTTCTCCATCGATACGGAACAGAATCGCCTTTTGGTACTGTTGGTGCGGCGACGGGAGGAACCCTTTCGAGGTTGTTGGGCTTTACCAGGCACTCTGGTGCGCCGTGCAGAATCCCTAGAGGCAGCAGCCTATCGCATCCTGGCGGAAAAAATTCGTGTTGAGAATCTTTACTTAGAACAGCTCTATACCTTTGGTGGGCCAGAACGGGATCCCCGTGAAGCTGCCGAGGGTTATGGGGTTCGCTATTTGTCCGTCAGCTACTTTGCCCTGGTGCGTTTTCAAGATACCCAGCTGTTGGCGGATGGAGTGGAGGGTATTGCCTGGTATCCCGCTGACCAAATTCCGCCTTTGGCTTTTGACCACGAAGAAATCTGCCGTTACGCCCGCCGCCGCCTTTGCGCCAAGCTGGAATATAGCCCGATTGCGTTCGATATTTTGCCCTCCACCTTCACCCTGGGGGAGGTTTACCAACTCTACGGCACCGTTTTGGGGGAAAACTTCTCCGATTACTCCAATTTTCGGGCTCGCTTGCTCAAGCTGGGCATTTTGCGGGATACCGGCCAGAAGAGCACTCAGGGGGCAGGCCGACCGGCAACGCTCTATTGTTTTGATGCAGCAGCCTTTGAGAAGATCCGCCATAAGCCGATGGTGTTTGTGTAAGCGGGTAATGGATCTGGCTCCCACTCGTGAGCTGAGATCTCTTGAGATCCGTATTTGGTGTGGATCGGTTTTTAGCTACTCCGTATATAGTATGGGTGATGCGGGATCCCCACCCAAAACAGGGGCTTTACCCCTCGACAGTGGCTGAGCAGATGTTTTAACCTTGGCTTCTAGGGTGGCCCAAGAGCGCTCATCAAGATAGGTGTGCCGGGGTTGTTGTCAGCCATGACCGACCTGGATCCCTAACACCGGGAGTGTGCCGCATCGCTAGCGTCGGTTGATGGAGTCAGCAGGCCGAAAGCCTTTATGTCGTTTCTCCGCGCTAGTGCCCAGGGATCTGACCCCATAGCAACCAGAATAAAAAAGGCAGGATGCCGGGAGTTGAGATGAGAGTGATGTGCAGCAATGTAGTGCCTGTAATAGCGCCTATGGGATCCTTTTTGCGCCGAGCAGCTCAGGTAGGCAGTATGGCTGGGATCCTGATGGGCATCACTTGGGGTGGTGTAAGTGTGGCTCCGGTTCTGGCTCAAGAAAGTTACTTATTGGCTCAAGCAGCGCCGGCTGGCCCCATGAGTCGCCAGGAGGTGGCGGAACGACTGAATTTGGTGCCGGTTTTTGCGATTGTGTCTAAGGATGGCACGCCTGTTGTGGCCAATGTGGATCGGGAAGGCCGCACCGTACAAGTGGCTTCCTTTTGGTTGGATCAAGCCCAGGCTCAACAAGTGTTGGAGCAGGTGAAAGCCAGTAACCCAGAGGTGGCGAGTCAAGCTCAGGTAGTCCCTCTCTCGTTGGGATATGCCTATGAAAAATCGGAAGAAGAGCGAGCCAAAAATGGGGATCTTCTCTTCGAGGTGGTGCCTCGTCCATCAGATGTAGAAGCCGCCAAGCAGGTGTTGCAGCAAACTGGCCAAAATGTGCCCCCCGAAGCGATTGGCGTACCTCTCTTTTATGGTCGCTCTGGGGAAGGCTTGCTTACCATCGAACAGGATGGCTATGAAGTCGTGCCCTTCTTCTTTGATCGCAATGACCTCAGAGGGGCTTTGGATCGCGCCGCAGCGCAAAACCCCGATGTTGTCCAGCAAACTCAAATTGAAGTTACCTCTTTGGCAATTGTGGTGGAGCGCATGTTGGCTCCCGATGCCCAGGCAGATGTGCAGAAGATTGCCTTTATTCCCTCTCGCTCCTCTTTGGAATACATCCAGTCTTTGGCTCGTCCTGCCAATCCCTAAGGGCTCTGGTGGTTTCTTTGGTTTCTAACTATGGGAGCCCTGCCGCAAGGGTCAACGGCTGCCAGGCTAGAGCAGTGGCGTTTACAAGCCCTGGGCACAGCCCAAGCAGCAGGGATCCCTTCCGAAGAAGTGGATATTCTGCTGCGGGAAAAGCTGGGCTGGGGGCCCTTGCAACGACTGATGGGGCAGGAACCTGTAGGCAAGCTCGGGGAACGGGATCCCTTAGAGGAAGTGCAAGCCCTTTGGCAGCGACGGCTGGAAGAGCGCATCCCTCTGCAATACCTGTTGGGGCAGGTTGAGTGGGCGGGGTTGAGTTTGCAGGTGACGCCGGCGGTGTTGATCCCGCGCCCGGAGACTGAGTTGGTGGTGGAACAAGCCTCCCTTTGGCTGCAAGCCAACCCTTTGCCCCAGGGATCCTGTTTTGCCGATCTGGGCACCGGCAGTGGAGCAATTGCCATCGCTTTGGCCCGTCAACACCCCAACTTGCAGCTTTTGGCGGTCGATTCCAGCCCAGAGGCATTGGCAGTAGCGGCAGCTAATGTGGCTGCTCATACCCTTGAGGAGCGGGTGCAGTTACGGCTTGGCTCTTGGTTTGTCCCTTTGGAACCCTGGCGGGGGCAACTGCGCGGCCTCCTTTCCAACCCTCCCTACATTCCCTCTGGGGAGATCCCTAACCTGATGCCGGAAGTGGGTTGGCATGAACCCCGGCAAGCCCTGGATGGCGGCCCGGATGGATTGGAGGCCCTGCGGCTGCTGATCCAGGTGGCACCTGAGTACCTTGCCCCAAACTCCTTTTGGGCGGTGGAGGTGATGCAGGGACAAGCCCCGTGGGTGGTGGAGCAGTTACAAGCCCTTGGGTGTTATCAGCAGATTCAAGTTCACCTCGATCTGGCAGGAATCGAGCGGGTGGTGAGCGCCCATTTCCTGCCCAGTTCATAGGGGGATCCCATTGGCCGGGTTTCTGCATCCAGGATAGGATCTGTATGGTTTAGCTTGCCTCGAGAGCAAAGCTCGACAATTAAGCGGGATCCTTAGCTCCCCTGGTCACCTTCTTTGTGTGAGGGAATCGTTGCGCTCAGCTGGCTCCAAACCGGATAGCCCCCAAGATACCCTCCTGACCCCTGACACAGAGGCAGTGGATTGGCAGTTTGCCTTTGAGCGCTCGGAAGTGATGCGGGCCTTTCAACAGGAGTTGCTCCTCAGCATTGGCCACGAGCTGCGCAACCCTCTCAGCAGCCAAATGGGATCCCTGCAATTGGTGTTGTCTGATCTCTGTGATTCCCCGGAAGAGGAACGGGAGTACCTTCAAAGCGCCAAAGAAGCGGTGGAGCGCCTGATTAAGCTCCTAGAGGAATACACCCGTCTTGCCCGTCACAACTTGCCCATTCAACCCCTCCAGCCGCAACCCACTCCGCTGTACCCACTCTTGCAGGATGTACACAGCCTCACCCGCCTACAGGCGCAGGATCAGGGCATTCGATACGAGTGGCCGGCCCTGCATCCACATGTTCAGGAAACAGAACCTCAGGTCCCAGATTTGCCTCCCCTCTCCGAAACCTTGACGGTCTGGGCGGATCCCTATGGTTTGGTGCAGGCTTTGTTGGGGGTGTGTCGATGGGGCATTCGTACCCTGCGCTACGGCTCAATGGCTCTACAAACCTATCCTTCTCCCGAGCAGGAAGGGCAACTGTGCCTGGAATGGAGCCTGGAGGGTCGATGCCATGTACCAATCGAACCGGATATCAGTGCTGCTTGGCGAGTTAGTGCACGATTGCTTCAGCAAATGGATGGTCATCTAGAACTCTGTGAAAGCGGCATTTATCGGGTGGGGATCAAGGTGCTGCTGCGCACCGCTTGAAGTTTAGGAGGGATCCCCTGAGGATTGAGGTTACTGGGTTCTCAGTTCGGGCCAGTTAAGATCAGCTTTCTCGATAAATCCTGGAATATCCCGTTCCCAGTTGCGCTGCACCCGCTGATTGGCATTCAAGTACAGCTTGTCATCCACGATCCGCCAAGCAAAGGGATCGACTGGGTAAAGATAGTTATGGGCCACCGCCCAGGCACAAAATCCGCCGTATTGGGGGGCAAATCGCTCTGGGTTGTTGCGAAACCGCTGCAAATTGTCGGCATTGGCAAACCTCCAGGTTACTCCACCCCACTCCCATTCATGGGCAGCAGAACCCTGAACCGGTTGAGCATCGATGAAGTAGGCCACGGGGTCGTAACCCCGAATCGCCAGACCCTCCGTCGCAAAAAAAGGCCCATCGGAGCTCTCCCCGACTTCGGAGGCCATCACTGTTGTCTGGGCCTGAACGGTAGGGTTTTGCAGTGGAGTAAGGCTGGCTGCCCCAATCCCAACAGCCAACAGCGCCGAAAGAATGATCCATTGAGTCTTACGCATGACAACCTCCCAAATTCTCCAAGCCGAGGGATCCTCAGCAAAACCACTCGGCCCTCCTGATTCTCAGTTTCAGCTCAGAAGCTTGAAGAGCGCTGAAGGGCGGATGAGAAATCCCTGAGCCCCTTTGACCGAGTTCACTGTCGAAAAGGTAGAAAATGGGAGCGGAGTCTGCCTGTGATCGGGATCAGCTTCCGGGTTAGCCTTCCCGCCGCAATGCCACTTCTGCCCGATCCAGCTGCATTAGCACCCGCTCCATCCGCTCCGGCTTCAGCGGACGATTGGACATGCGGTATTGGGAAGCCAGGGTATTAAACACGGTGCGCAGAGTGGTAAAAGATTGCAGCTTATCGTAGCGTTGGCCGTGGTAGCGCCCAGAAAATTCTTGGATCGCCTCCATTGCCTCAGCACGAGCCTCCTCCGGGTTCATCACGGGATCCCCTTCCGAAAGGACGGTGCGCAGGGTTTGAATCATTGTCATGCTGTCTTCGTAATATTTGCCCGTGAGGCGGGCGGCTTGAGCGTCTGGATTCCCCCAGCCCAGCAGAAGGGTGATGGATAAGCACAGTCCAACAAGGCGCAGAAAAAAAGTTCTAAACATGGGAGGCCTAATGTAACTTATCTTTAAGCATAAGACAGGCCGTGGCGGAAGAGGAGCAAACCACCGATGCAGTTCACCCTATCCGGCAATCTCCTGCAGGGAATAGCCCCCTACGGATCCCATGGGACAATGTTGGTCCTGATTCTCGGTTTTGCCTGTGCTCACAGCGGATTCGCCTATCTGCGGCCTTGGGGAGAGGAGTGGATGGGAACCCGGCTGTATCGCCTGTTCTTTGCTTGCGTGAGCCTTCCTTTGGCGCTGTTGCTGTTGATCTACTTTTTCAACCATCGCTACGACGGGATCATCCTGTGGAATCTGCAAGCGCTTCCCGGGATCCACACCACAGTTCTTCTTCTGTCTGCCCTCTCTTTTTTCTTTTTGTATCCGGCCACTTTCAACTTGCTGGAAATTGCCGCCATTCAAAAACCGGAACTGCATCTGTTTGAGACGGGGATCACTCGCATCACCCGCCACCCGCAAATGGTCGGCCAAGTGATTTGGTGTGTGGCCCATTCCCTTTGGATTGGATCCAGTTTTATGGTGGTGACCTCAGTAGGATTAATTGCCTACCATCTCTTTGCGGTTTGGCACGGGGATCACCGACTGGAGCGGAAATATGGCCAATCCTTCCGGGAGTTAAAGGCCCGCACCTCCGTGATCCCCGGCTTGGCGATTCTGCAGAAGCGACAGCAGCTGCGCCCACGAGAATTTTTCCGCTGGGCCTATCTGGGTGTGTTCAGCTTTGTATTGATTCTTTACGCCTTCCATACACAAATGGTGTCTGCAGCCAGTCGAGTTGCCTGGTAGCATGATCCCAAAGAACTTCTTTAGTTTGGGAGTCGCGATCTTGCAAGTCGCATTAGATACTTTTAATCAAGAACTTTTGACAGGTGCTGGGTTGGTTTTGGTGGATTTTGGCGCTCCTTGGTGTGGGCTGTGTCGATTCATCCAGCCCATTACCGACCGTCTCTCCGCTGAATGGGAGGGGGCAGTTAAGGTAGTGCGAGTGAACGTGGACGAGAATTTCCTGCTCTCTCGTCGCTATCAGGTGCGCTCTCTACCGACCTTAATTTTGTTTGAGAAAGGTCAAGAAGTACAAAGGCTGGAGTACTTCGCCAGTCGGGATGAAGTGCTGCGCCGCTGTGAGCAGTTGTTCTTCACCCATCTCCGCTGTCTGAGTACGGGATCCCACTAGCATCTCCATCTGATACAGACTCTACAGACTCTATCGATCCCCAAGCACCCCCCCCAGGGGTGTGCAGCGTAATCACATCTCCTGCTTGTAGAGGTCGGCTTGTTTTGCTGGGCAAGCGATCCCCGTTGAGGAGGTTGATCCCCACCT harbors:
- the prmC gene encoding peptide chain release factor N(5)-glutamine methyltransferase, whose product is MGALPQGSTAARLEQWRLQALGTAQAAGIPSEEVDILLREKLGWGPLQRLMGQEPVGKLGERDPLEEVQALWQRRLEERIPLQYLLGQVEWAGLSLQVTPAVLIPRPETELVVEQASLWLQANPLPQGSCFADLGTGSGAIAIALARQHPNLQLLAVDSSPEALAVAAANVAAHTLEERVQLRLGSWFVPLEPWRGQLRGLLSNPPYIPSGEIPNLMPEVGWHEPRQALDGGPDGLEALRLLIQVAPEYLAPNSFWAVEVMQGQAPWVVEQLQALGCYQQIQVHLDLAGIERVVSAHFLPSS
- the psb27 gene encoding photosystem II protein Psb27, whose protein sequence is MFRTFFLRLVGLCLSITLLLGWGNPDAQAARLTGKYYEDSMTMIQTLRTVLSEGDPVMNPEEARAEAMEAIQEFSGRYHGQRYDKLQSFTTLRTVFNTLASQYRMSNRPLKPERMERVLMQLDRAEVALRREG
- a CDS encoding YHS domain-containing (seleno)protein gives rise to the protein MRKTQWIILSALLAVGIGAASLTPLQNPTVQAQTTVMASEVGESSDGPFFATEGLAIRGYDPVAYFIDAQPVQGSAAHEWEWGGVTWRFANADNLQRFRNNPERFAPQYGGFCAWAVAHNYLYPVDPFAWRIVDDKLYLNANQRVQRNWERDIPGFIEKADLNWPELRTQ
- a CDS encoding thioredoxin family protein, with the translated sequence MQVALDTFNQELLTGAGLVLVDFGAPWCGLCRFIQPITDRLSAEWEGAVKVVRVNVDENFLLSRRYQVRSLPTLILFEKGQEVQRLEYFASRDEVLRRCEQLFFTHLRCLSTGSH
- a CDS encoding Tic22 family protein, which codes for MCSNVVPVIAPMGSFLRRAAQVGSMAGILMGITWGGVSVAPVLAQESYLLAQAAPAGPMSRQEVAERLNLVPVFAIVSKDGTPVVANVDREGRTVQVASFWLDQAQAQQVLEQVKASNPEVASQAQVVPLSLGYAYEKSEEERAKNGDLLFEVVPRPSDVEAAKQVLQQTGQNVPPEAIGVPLFYGRSGEGLLTIEQDGYEVVPFFFDRNDLRGALDRAAAQNPDVVQQTQIEVTSLAIVVERMLAPDAQADVQKIAFIPSRSSLEYIQSLARPANP
- a CDS encoding sensor histidine kinase — its product is MRSAGSKPDSPQDTLLTPDTEAVDWQFAFERSEVMRAFQQELLLSIGHELRNPLSSQMGSLQLVLSDLCDSPEEEREYLQSAKEAVERLIKLLEEYTRLARHNLPIQPLQPQPTPLYPLLQDVHSLTRLQAQDQGIRYEWPALHPHVQETEPQVPDLPPLSETLTVWADPYGLVQALLGVCRWGIRTLRYGSMALQTYPSPEQEGQLCLEWSLEGRCHVPIEPDISAAWRVSARLLQQMDGHLELCESGIYRVGIKVLLRTA
- a CDS encoding NnrU family protein, with the translated sequence MQFTLSGNLLQGIAPYGSHGTMLVLILGFACAHSGFAYLRPWGEEWMGTRLYRLFFACVSLPLALLLLIYFFNHRYDGIILWNLQALPGIHTTVLLLSALSFFFLYPATFNLLEIAAIQKPELHLFETGITRITRHPQMVGQVIWCVAHSLWIGSSFMVVTSVGLIAYHLFAVWHGDHRLERKYGQSFRELKARTSVIPGLAILQKRQQLRPREFFRWAYLGVFSFVLILYAFHTQMVSAASRVAW
- a CDS encoding NUDIX hydrolase, producing MGSISEERNSLAEFRVGVDAVIFSIDTEQNRLLVLLVRRREEPFRGCWALPGTLVRRAESLEAAAYRILAEKIRVENLYLEQLYTFGGPERDPREAAEGYGVRYLSVSYFALVRFQDTQLLADGVEGIAWYPADQIPPLAFDHEEICRYARRRLCAKLEYSPIAFDILPSTFTLGEVYQLYGTVLGENFSDYSNFRARLLKLGILRDTGQKSTQGAGRPATLYCFDAAAFEKIRHKPMVFV